The sequence AGCGCGCCCTGAACCGGTACTTCCAGATCCCCGCTACCGGGCGGAAAACGGCGGACCGGGAGAAGATCCTCAAGACCCTCGGGGTCGAGAACCCGCAGGAGTTTCTCGGGATGCACATCCCGCTCTGGGAAGCGAAGATCGACGAACTCCTCGACCCGACGAGCACCGACATGCTCCCGATCAGCATCGCCCACTCCTACGTCAACTGGGTGCGCGGCGCGATCCGGATGATCCCCGCCGAGGCGCGGGTGAAGATCCTCTCCTCCAAGTTCAAGGCGACCGGCCTGAAGAAGGCGATCCTGGCGCTGCTCCAGGAGATGACGGGGGAGCCGCAACGCGACTTCGAGGTCACCGAGGTCCTGCTGATCGAGAAGGTCCACAAGGACACGCTCTTCACGGTGCGGACGCCGGACGGGAAGGAACGCGACCTCTACCTGTCCCGCTTCGGATGCATGGGGGAGCACATCTACGGCGGGCTGCCGAAACGGGTAGGGCTGCCCGCCCTCCCGGCCGTCTACCACGTGACGCCGCAGGGGGAAGAGGTGCTCCTCAAGCCGAAGGAGGAGGGGACCAACATCTACCACGACGATTCGGTGACCCTCGCCCGGATCAACCGCGACGGCGAGTGGTGGGTGGCGGGCGCGGCACGGCAGGACGCCCTGGGGGACTGCATCGGGACTGCGTTGCGCTACGGGCACTACATCGCCACGCCGAAGAAGGAAGTGGTGATGATCGACAACATCGAACTGTTCCACCTGGAGGAGGACGACGTCCGCATCTTCGAGCCGATCTACGAGTTCCTCCCGAAGAAGGCGTACCCGGACGACCGGCCGAAGCGGGTGCGGCTTCAGGACAAGATGCGGCAGGAGTACGAGGCGGCCTATGCCGACCAGAGAACGGTGATCCGGAAGGAGTGGCCCGAAATCGAGCGGTACCTGATCGGGATGCGCCGCAACATCCACGCCTACGCGGGCGAGGTGTTCGGGGGGGTGATGACCCGCGTCAAGGCCCGGGTCTTCGCGGGAAAATAGGGCGGGACCGCGCAAGGAACGCGCGTTCGACGAGGTAGAACCCGGCGGGCAGCGCGGCCGCCATGGCGATTACTTTCACCCCGAGGCGGACCGGCGGCGAGGATACTCCCAGCAGGTCCAGCACGAAATCCGCGAGAAGCCCCCCCCCCCCCCGCAGATCGACGCGAACGTCCCCGCGAAGAGCGCGATCCCCAGAAGCAGGCGGGAACCGGGGCGCTTTCCCCGATGGTCCGTCATCCTTCCCGCGAGTTCGATCGCATCATGGGTTGCCGCCCCTACTTCTTCTGGCGTTGTTTGCGGGCGCTCGCCCGCTGCCTCGCCTCCTCGTTCCTGCGGCGGTCTTCGTCCGTCTCGAGGAGGAGCGGAGGAACCTCGGCCGGACGTCCCGAATCGTCCAAAGCGACCATGACGAAATACGACGAGTTCGTATGGATCCGCTTTCCCGTGCGCAGGTCTTCCGCCTCCACGCGGACACCCACCTCCATGGACGTGCGCCCGACGTAGTTCAGGGAGGCGAAGACGAGGACGAGGTTGCCGACGAAGACGGGAGCGTGGAACACGAAGCGGTCCACGACGGCGGTGACGCAGTTCCTGCCGGAGTGCCGGATGGACACCACGCCGGCGGCCGAGTCGGCCATCTTCATGATGTTCCCTCCGTGCACGTTCCCCACGGGGTTCGCGTCCAGGAGCGTCATCTCCTGCCCCATCACCACCCGCGTCGCCGATACCGGTTTCGCATCCGCAGCCATCGCATCCTCCTCTTCGCGCGAAGGTACCTTCGATGATTTTAACCCGGCATGGAACTCCGATTCCGTAATTTTCATCCGTCCGAATTCGAAAAACGCAATCGCGGCGTGCCGGCCGGATGAAAAACCACCGGCATTTCAATGGAATATCCGAATCTCCTCTTCGGAATGCATGTTGCTTGCTTCTTCCCGGCAACAAGGGCCCGGACGTACCGTCGCCTGGCTCATCTTGAAGGAGGTCGCAATGAACCGCATGCGGATCTTCCTGAAACGGATCCTCACCCCCGTGACCATCCTGCTGGTCCCCCATGGCCGGACGAGATCCGTCAGCGTCCGGGTTCCGGTG is a genomic window of Deltaproteobacteria bacterium CG2_30_66_27 containing:
- a CDS encoding acyl-CoA thioesterase, which encodes MAADAKPVSATRVVMGQEMTLLDANPVGNVHGGNIMKMADSAAGVVSIRHSGRNCVTAVVDRFVFHAPVFVGNLVLVFASLNYVGRTSMEVGVRVEAEDLRTGKRIHTNSSYFVMVALDDSGRPAEVPPLLLETDEDRRRNEEARQRASARKQRQKK